A window of the Lolium perenne isolate Kyuss_39 chromosome 7, Kyuss_2.0, whole genome shotgun sequence genome harbors these coding sequences:
- the LOC139833905 gene encoding uncharacterized protein produces MPPRKVDVRFIENARSRAARYAKRSKGLQNIVARNLDRLGRETGSRVVDRHPGERGSAPIDLERDHDPVTDPRRPTFVPDPRTGSSDPGSRNAASTPILATMLQKKASELSTLCGVPVALVCAPAPAAGAAAGAPLVWESEEGVLERYRAAAVPPDARARHTHRSYLEAELGKERAKLARARPGALPDWDQALNDMAPDEAREVLEAIDTALQAARDRMAALGLPADDRLALELVAAPDDDDDASDDADYAPQHLALDMGTGYAGYQTHTRPCHGGSNDHGGQLEQFLMQPEHDLECVGGGSSYVGPVDGTEAPGGYGDNAGYTSWNAPMPVGYYPYFADGALAPEHYSSAQDLTGGDYADTLPLEHTMGMDENFAYPHMDNTYAAHWHTQDFQRSHTGTGTGQYPGTRGSGQAFHYLY; encoded by the exons ATGCCGCCCCGCAAGGTCGACGTGAGGTTCATCGAGAACGCGCGGTCGCGCGCCGCCAGGTACGCCAAGAGGTCCAAGGGCCTCCAGAACATAGTTGCCAGAAATTTGGATCGCCTGGGTCGAGAAACGGGATCGAGGGTCGTGGATCGCCACCCCGGCGAACGAG GTTCAGCACCCATCGATCTGGAACGCGACCACGACCCGGTCACCGACCCACGTCGACCCACGTTCGTTCCCGACCCCCGAACTGGATCGAGCGACCCTGGTTCGCGGAACGCGGCATCGACCCCGATCCTGGCTACTATGCTCCAGAAGAAGGCGTCGGAGCTCTCCACGCTCTGCGGCGTCCCCGTCGCGCTCGTCTGCGCCCCCGcacccgccgccggcgccgccgccggggcTCCGCTCGTGTGGGAGTCGGAGGAGGGcgtcctcgagcggtaccgcgccgccgccgtcccgccGGATGCCCGCGCGCGGCACACGCACCGGAGCTACCTCGAGGCCGAGCTGGGCAAGGAGAGGGCCAAGCTCGCCAGGGCGCGGCCCGGCGCGCTGCCCGACTGGGACCAGGCGCTCAACGACATGGCGCCCGACGAGGCGCGGGAGGTGCTCGAGGCCATCGACACTGCGCTGCAGGCCGCGCGCGACAGGATGGCGGCTCTGGGCTTGCCCGCCGACGACCGGCTCGCGCTCGAACTGGTCGCAGCgcccgatgatgatgatgatgcttcCGACGACGCCGACTACGCGCCGCAGCACCTCGCGCTGGACATGGGCACGGGCTACGCGGGCTACCAGACGCACACGAGGCCGTGCCACGGCGGGAGCAACGACCACGGCGGCCAACTCGAGCAGTTCCTGATGCAGCCGGAGCACGACCTCGAGTGCGTCGGCGGCGGCAGCTCCTACGTGGGCCCCGTCGACGGCACGGAGGCGCCGGGCGGCTACGGCGACAATGCTGGCTACACCTCGTGGAACGCGCCCATGCCGGTTGGGTACTACCCCTACTTCGCCGACGGCGCTCTGGCCCCTGAGCACTACTCCTCCGCCCAGGACCTCACCGGCGGGGACTACGCCGACACGCTGCCGCTCGAGCACACCATGGGCATGGACGAGAACTTCGCTTACCCCCACATGGACAACACCTACGCGGCGCATTGGCATACCCAGGACTTCCAGCGCTCCCACACCGGCACCGGTACCGGCCAGTATCCCGGGACACGCGGCTCCGGCCAAGCCTTCCATTATCTCTACTAG
- the LOC127313324 gene encoding protein RMD5 homolog: MEIDSLREAFDRVVEKRTLSSTKVQEAIDQIVNEVTQAISKMQMMNTDSMDSCDHSDILAELKAKLNEVAPLNQLEGCQKELNVALSKYLKLLEKSFNPDISKAYRNVDFEASTINNIIANHFYRQGLFDLGDSFVHECGESDGSYLKSAFEEMYRMLEAMQARNLEPALSWAAKNHDQLLQNSSMLELKLHSLQFVEILTNKGSKDEALQYARTHLGPFAFMTEAEIPRLMACLIWDRLDQSPYAEFVSSTQWEKLSEELIHQFCSILGQSSDSPLNVALSAGFQGLPTLLKLTMVMAAKKQEWQAMKQLPVPIDIGPEFQYHSVFVCPVLREQSSDENPPMLMPCGHAVSKQSIMKLSKSSSRTFKCPYCPSEAVASQCKQLRF; encoded by the coding sequence ATGGAGATTGACAGTCTAAGAGAGGCCTTTGACCGAGTTGTCGAAAAGCGTACCTTATCTTCTACCAAAGTTCAGGAAGCTATTGATCAAATAGTGAATGAAGTTACTCAGGCAATATCAAAGATGCAGATGATGAATACAGATTCCATGGACAGTTGTGACCATTCGGACATCCTTGCAGAACTGAAGGCCAAGCTGAACGAAGTGGCGCCATTGAACCAGCTCGAAGGCTGCCAAAAGGAATTGAATGTTGCATTGAGCAAATATCTGAAGCTCCTTGAGAAGTCTTTTAATCCAGATATATCAAAGGCATATAGAAATGTGGATTTTGAGGCTTCCACAATAAACAACATAATAGCAAATCATTTCTACCGCCAGGGCCTCTTTGATCTTGGAGACTCCTTTGTCCATGAGTGTGGTGAGTCAGATGGGTCTTACCTGAAATCAGCGTTTGAAGAGATGTATAGAATGCTTGAAGCGATGCAAGCAAGAAACCTTGAGCCTGCACTCAGTTGGGCTGCCAAGAACCATGATCAGCTGTTGCAGAATAGCTCAATGCTTGAGCTGAAGCTCCATTCGCTTCAGTTTGTTGAGATActtactaataaaggaagtaaagATGAGGCTTTACAATATGCAAGGACTCACCTGGGGCCCTTTGCCTTCATGACCGAGGCGGAGATCCCGAGGCTGATGGCTTGCCTTATCTGGGACCGGCTTGATCAGTCCCCATATGCCGAGTTCGTGTCATCGACGCAATGGGAGAAGCTATCTGAGGAGCTAATCCATCAGTTCTGCAGCATCTTGGGACAGTCCAGTGACAGCCCACTTAATGTAGCTTTATCAGCTGGTTTTCAAGGACTGCCGACCTTGTTGAAGCTAACCATGGTAATGGCTGCCAAAAAACAGGAGTGGCAGGCCATGAAGCAGCTTCCAGTCCCCATAGACATTGGACCAGAGTTTCAGTACCACTCTGTGTTTGTATGCCCAGTGCTGAGAGAGCAGTCAAGTGACGAGAACCCTCCGATGCTGATGCCCTGTGGACACGCTGTATCGAAGCAATCGATCATGAAGCTATCAAAGAGCAGCTCCAGAACTTTCAAGTGCCCTTACTGCCCCTCTGAGGCAGTAGCTTCGCAGTGCAAGCAGCTTCGTTTCTAG